Proteins encoded in a region of the Gammaproteobacteria bacterium genome:
- the gcvT gene encoding glycine cleavage system aminomethyltransferase GcvT, whose translation MASRTPLYDQHVAMGAKIVDFFGWEMPIHYGSQLNEHKTVRSDAGMFDVSHMNVLDLRGRQAKIFLQKLVANDVARLKDEGKALYTCMLNEQAGVIDDLIIYFIREGDYRIVLNAATREKDLAWITEQSAGFEVVLESPADLAMIAVQGPNARAKTEQVLGEGVGTKIAKMKPFNACFCDGLFIARTGYTGEEGYEIILSAGEAVALWQQLHQAGVAPIGLGARDTLRLEAAMSLYGAEMDETISPLECGLEWTVAWQPAERDFVGRSALQAQRDAGGRTKLVGLLLEERGVLRDHQKVISECGEGEITSGTFSPSLGQSIALARVPVAMGNRCQVEIRGKRLNARVVKPPFVRNGEACYKEPITQKEGLPR comes from the coding sequence ATGGCAAGTCGAACTCCACTTTATGATCAGCATGTGGCAATGGGTGCCAAGATAGTGGATTTTTTTGGTTGGGAGATGCCTATTCACTATGGTTCGCAGCTCAACGAACATAAAACTGTACGCAGTGATGCGGGTATGTTTGATGTTTCACACATGAATGTGTTGGATCTGCGGGGCCGTCAGGCAAAAATTTTCCTGCAAAAGCTGGTTGCCAATGATGTCGCTCGGCTAAAAGATGAAGGTAAAGCACTCTATACCTGCATGCTCAATGAGCAGGCTGGAGTCATTGATGACCTGATTATCTATTTTATCCGTGAAGGTGATTACCGTATCGTATTGAATGCCGCAACTCGCGAAAAGGACCTGGCCTGGATTACCGAGCAGTCAGCGGGTTTTGAGGTTGTGCTGGAGAGTCCCGCTGATTTGGCGATGATTGCCGTACAAGGCCCTAATGCACGCGCTAAAACTGAGCAAGTGCTGGGTGAGGGGGTGGGCACTAAAATAGCCAAAATGAAACCTTTCAACGCCTGCTTTTGTGACGGGCTGTTTATTGCACGAACAGGTTATACCGGTGAAGAGGGTTACGAGATTATTTTGTCTGCGGGTGAGGCGGTGGCTCTATGGCAGCAGTTACACCAGGCGGGTGTTGCGCCGATTGGCCTCGGGGCGCGAGATACCCTGCGCCTGGAAGCGGCCATGAGTCTGTATGGTGCCGAAATGGATGAGACCATCTCTCCGCTGGAGTGTGGTCTTGAGTGGACGGTTGCCTGGCAGCCTGCGGAGCGTGATTTTGTCGGCCGTAGTGCGTTACAAGCACAGCGTGATGCCGGTGGTAGAACTAAACTTGTGGGTCTACTCCTTGAAGAACGCGGTGTATTGCGCGATCACCAGAAAGTGATCAGTGAGTGTGGTGAGGGGGAGATCACCAGTGGTACCTTTTCACCCTCACTAGGTCAGTCCATCGCTTTGGCGCGTGTACCTGTGGCCATGGGTAACCGCTGTCAGGTGGAGATTCGCGGTAAGCGGCTGAATGCCCGCGTGGTTAAGCCACCTTTTGTCCGCAATGGTGAAGCCTGTTATAAAGAACCTATTACTCAAAAAGAAGGATTGCCCCGATGA
- the lipA gene encoding lipoyl synthase, with amino-acid sequence MKSQRLQHIPVKVEQVNLPPNRQRMPEWIRASLSSDPSYGDTSRTISQQRLNTVCEAARCPNRGECWSRGTATLMLLGDTCTRACGFCHVKTGRPPVYDLDEPRRVAEAVSKMALDYVVLTSVNRDELVDGGAFIFAETLRRLRKKQPEIGLEILTPDFRECQQNALEVIYSAVQPGLAQHATTLVWGHNIETVPRLYWVARKGAKYQRSLDLLKSAAQLEGVESKSSIMLGLGECEHEVLQALADLRSHQVSRIAIGQYLRPSRAHLPVDEYIHPDKFAWYGEQAEAMGFSWVKSAPMVRSSYHAEA; translated from the coding sequence ATGAAATCACAGCGTCTACAGCATATTCCTGTGAAGGTTGAACAGGTGAATTTGCCGCCTAATCGACAGCGTATGCCGGAGTGGATTCGTGCCTCGTTGAGTAGTGACCCCTCCTATGGCGATACCTCTCGCACAATCAGCCAACAACGTCTGAATACGGTGTGTGAAGCGGCACGTTGCCCCAATCGCGGTGAGTGCTGGAGCAGGGGCACGGCGACTTTGATGTTGCTGGGTGATACGTGTACTCGAGCCTGTGGCTTTTGTCATGTAAAGACCGGGCGACCACCGGTATATGATCTGGACGAGCCGCGCCGTGTAGCCGAGGCAGTGTCAAAAATGGCGCTGGATTATGTGGTTTTAACTTCGGTTAACCGTGATGAACTGGTGGATGGTGGTGCCTTTATCTTTGCCGAAACCCTGCGGCGCTTGCGTAAGAAACAGCCTGAGATTGGGCTGGAAATTCTGACCCCTGATTTTCGTGAATGCCAACAAAATGCTCTTGAGGTGATCTATTCGGCGGTTCAACCCGGTTTGGCACAGCACGCGACTACTTTGGTTTGGGGGCATAATATCGAAACGGTGCCTCGCCTCTATTGGGTTGCACGAAAGGGTGCAAAGTATCAACGCTCACTCGATCTGCTAAAATCAGCAGCACAGCTTGAAGGGGTGGAGAGCAAATCGTCGATTATGCTCGGCTTGGGAGAGTGTGAGCATGAGGTGTTGCAGGCCTTGGCGGACCTGCGGAGTCATCAGGTATCGCGTATCGCCATAGGGCAATACCTGCGCCCCAGCCGTGCACATCTGCCAGTGGATGAGTATATTCATCCCGATAAATTCGCCTGGTATGGTGAGCAAGCCGAGGCGATGGGCTTTAGCTGGGTAAAATCTGCACCGATGGTACGCTCTTCGTACCATGCAGAAGCGTAA
- a CDS encoding cytochrome c, which translates to MKKQMLLVAAVVAVLSGCSGSKDYAPTAGTSGQEIFAKACIGCHGPLSEEELTTFWEVTPENMNAAYVAAKITQGSMSMPSFPNIKGAELEAITAFVLEHNKNK; encoded by the coding sequence ATGAAAAAACAGATGTTATTAGTCGCCGCCGTTGTGGCTGTTTTGAGTGGTTGTTCCGGTTCTAAGGATTATGCACCTACCGCAGGCACTTCCGGCCAGGAGATTTTTGCCAAGGCTTGTATTGGCTGCCATGGTCCCCTGAGTGAAGAAGAGCTCACCACCTTTTGGGAGGTGACACCTGAAAATATGAATGCTGCTTACGTGGCGGCAAAAATAACCCAGGGTAGTATGTCAATGCCCTCTTTCCCCAATATCAAGGGTGCTGAGCTGGAGGCCATTACGGCATTTGTGCTGGAGCACAATAAGAATAAGTAG
- the bioD gene encoding dethiobiotin synthase gives MNSGYFVTGTDTEIGKTYVSCALLRAFSSHGKQVAAMKPVASGCHNSEQGLRNDDALQLIEDSDHSLPYETINPYAFAPAIAPHIAAQQANTSIDFLHLKQCFNTIAERADITIVEGAGGWLVPLDNRQSIADLAAMLALPVILVVGIKLGCINHALLTAAAIREKGVTLAGWVANRIDPECACVEENIQSITQRINTPCLGDLPYAPHMKAEERSHYLHLHTLL, from the coding sequence ATGAATAGTGGTTATTTTGTTACCGGCACGGATACAGAGATAGGAAAAACCTATGTAAGCTGTGCGTTACTGCGTGCTTTTTCCAGCCATGGCAAGCAAGTAGCCGCCATGAAACCAGTGGCTAGCGGCTGTCACAACAGCGAACAGGGGCTGCGCAATGACGACGCCCTACAACTCATTGAAGATAGTGACCACTCACTACCTTACGAAACTATTAATCCCTATGCTTTTGCGCCAGCCATCGCCCCGCACATTGCCGCACAGCAAGCGAACACCTCCATTGATTTTTTGCACCTAAAGCAGTGTTTTAACACCATCGCCGAACGGGCTGATATTACAATTGTCGAAGGGGCTGGGGGCTGGCTGGTACCTCTGGATAATCGACAGAGCATCGCCGACCTTGCCGCCATGCTGGCACTGCCGGTGATACTGGTCGTCGGAATTAAATTAGGTTGTATCAACCACGCACTCCTCACGGCGGCAGCGATCCGCGAAAAAGGGGTAACGCTTGCCGGCTGGGTAGCCAACCGCATTGATCCAGAGTGTGCCTGTGTTGAAGAGAACATTCAGTCCATCACCCAGCGCATCAACACCCCTTGCCTAGGAGACCTCCCCTACGCTCCACACATGAAGGCAGAGGAGCGGAGCCACTATCTACACCTTCACACTCTGCTATAA
- a CDS encoding DUF411 domain-containing protein → MKWSVQILLSLFIALSLHSAAYAESIWDPKQPPALIEKPLNITVYRAASCGCCKDWIDHLEKHNFKVEDVVSDDMNTIKHKLGLPGELASCHTGIIDGYVIEGHVPAQDIKQLINRNLDIAGLAVPQMPHGSPGMETGRKDDFSVIAFDKEGNFELFNQY, encoded by the coding sequence ATGAAATGGTCTGTACAAATATTGTTATCTCTGTTTATCGCCCTGTCATTGCACTCGGCTGCCTATGCAGAGAGTATCTGGGACCCCAAACAACCCCCAGCCTTGATTGAAAAACCCCTCAATATCACCGTCTATCGCGCCGCCTCATGCGGCTGTTGCAAAGATTGGATTGATCACTTGGAAAAGCACAACTTCAAAGTAGAAGATGTGGTGAGTGATGATATGAATACCATCAAGCACAAACTGGGCCTGCCCGGTGAGCTGGCATCTTGCCATACCGGCATCATCGATGGCTATGTTATCGAAGGGCATGTGCCCGCGCAGGACATCAAGCAGCTCATCAATCGCAATTTAGATATTGCAGGGCTAGCCGTGCCACAGATGCCCCATGGATCACCCGGCATGGAGACGGGCCGCAAAGATGATTTTTCTGTCATTGCATTTGATAAAGAAGGGAATTTTGAGCTGTTTAATCAATATTAA
- a CDS encoding DNA-3-methyladenine glycosylase I, translated as MKRCDWANGNALETVHHDEEWGVPVHDDRLLFEMLVLESMQSGLSWATILKKREGYRKAFDNFDAEKISRYTDEKAAALLQDAGIIRHKLKIKATIENAKLFLTIQHEYGSFDRYIWSFVDGRPIKNAWCNLSEVPVNTPTSEAMSKDLKSRGFKFVGPTTCYAYMQAVGMVNDHLTSCFRYSEVVAL; from the coding sequence ATGAAGCGATGCGATTGGGCAAACGGTAACGCTCTGGAAACAGTGCACCATGATGAGGAGTGGGGGGTTCCTGTGCACGATGATCGGTTACTTTTTGAAATGTTGGTTTTGGAAAGTATGCAGTCAGGGTTGAGCTGGGCAACCATTCTTAAAAAACGGGAGGGCTATCGAAAAGCATTCGATAATTTTGATGCCGAAAAAATATCTCGCTATACCGATGAAAAAGCAGCCGCATTGCTCCAGGATGCTGGCATTATCCGGCATAAGCTGAAAATCAAAGCAACCATAGAAAATGCAAAACTGTTTTTAACTATACAGCATGAGTATGGCTCTTTTGACCGCTACATCTGGTCATTTGTTGATGGAAGGCCAATAAAAAATGCTTGGTGTAACCTGTCAGAAGTGCCGGTTAATACCCCGACTTCCGAGGCAATGAGCAAAGATTTGAAGAGCAGGGGTTTCAAGTTTGTTGGCCCAACAACTTGCTACGCTTATATGCAAGCCGTCGGCATGGTGAATGACCATTTAACCTCATGCTTTCGCTACTCTGAGGTGGTGGCACTGTAA
- a CDS encoding ATP-binding protein — translation MASSEQIKALLLSHLAKDEERFLSVALQMAAHEARSGHGKLAKDLREIVDKAKKQTKSSPPVPISKGLKDSSGLLYATTPHFRLTDLITKSDLTDKLVRVIREQRHISKLKNHGLSPRRKLLLIGPPGTGKTFTASVLACELGYPLFQVRLDAVITKFMGESSAKLRQVFDAIREVRGIYFFDEFDALGSQRTTPNDVGEARRILNSFLQMIEQDDSNSLIICATNHAEILDYALFRRFDDVIQYQLPEKSEIVILLKNRLQPYVTKRFPWSKLATQATGLSSAEITLAAEDAIKELLIHEYKTISPNIIELAINDRREMSYQKHR, via the coding sequence GTGGCTAGTTCTGAGCAAATAAAAGCGCTATTACTCTCGCATCTCGCAAAGGATGAGGAACGCTTCTTGTCTGTTGCTCTACAAATGGCAGCACACGAGGCTCGCAGCGGACACGGAAAACTCGCCAAAGACCTGAGAGAGATCGTCGATAAAGCCAAAAAACAAACCAAATCCAGTCCACCTGTCCCAATATCCAAGGGATTAAAAGACTCGTCAGGGTTGCTATACGCGACAACGCCCCACTTCCGGCTGACTGACCTCATCACCAAAAGTGATCTCACAGATAAGCTTGTTCGTGTCATTCGTGAACAGCGTCATATCAGTAAATTAAAAAATCACGGCCTATCACCCAGGCGCAAATTGTTGCTCATCGGGCCGCCAGGTACAGGGAAAACATTCACCGCATCGGTGCTAGCCTGTGAACTAGGCTATCCGCTATTCCAAGTTAGGCTTGATGCCGTGATTACTAAATTCATGGGCGAATCATCGGCAAAACTTAGACAAGTCTTTGATGCCATTCGTGAGGTAAGAGGCATCTACTTTTTCGACGAGTTTGACGCGCTTGGTTCTCAGCGCACAACGCCCAATGACGTTGGCGAAGCAAGACGGATACTGAATAGTTTCTTACAGATGATTGAACAAGATGACTCCAACAGCTTAATTATCTGCGCCACCAACCACGCTGAGATTTTGGATTACGCCTTATTCCGGCGTTTTGATGATGTCATCCAATATCAACTACCCGAAAAGAGCGAGATTGTTATCTTACTCAAAAACAGACTTCAACCCTATGTCACAAAAAGATTTCCGTGGTCCAAACTCGCAACCCAAGCGACAGGATTGAGCAGCGCAGAAATCACCCTTGCTGCCGAAGATGCGATCAAGGAACTGCTTATTCACGAATACAAAACAATCAGCCCAAATATCATTGAACTCGCCATTAATGACCGTCGTGAAATGAGCTATCAAAAACACCGATAA